TCGATGCCGTGACCCACCACCTGGAAGAACCCGATGTCCGTCGCCGCGGCCCAGAGTTCGTCCGCGATGTCGGCACGGCGGGAGGCGAGTTCGGTGAGATCGATGCGACGCACCTCGCGGGTGGTCTCCGAACCCATTCCGCCCATGCGGGTCTCACGGTTCAATTCGGTCAGTTCGTAGGTCATGATCGGTGTTCCTCTTCTCGTGCAGCCCGCATGCGTGCGACGCGCAGGTGGGTCGGTCCTGGATGGGTGGTGGTGATCCGCGCCGTTCAGCCGATGCCGATCGACGGGTCCGTGAACCTGTTCGTGAACAGCTCGTCCGCGGTGATGTCCTCGGGGATCGCCGATCCCGACTCGCGCAGGATGGGGGCGAGATCGGCGACGGTGCCCGCCACTCGCTCGAGGTCGTAAGTCCCTACCGAACCGTCCTCGTCCGCGACCAATCCCTTCTCCCTCAACAGTTCCGCGCTGTAGGCAGCCTGGCCCTCCGAGTACGGGGAGTAGGAGAGATCCTGGGAGACGACGTCGACGATGACCTCGTTGGTCGCTTCGGGTGCCGAGATGTACTCCGCGGAGGACTGCTGGATGATCGGCACCAGTTTCTCCAGGCACGGAGCCAGTGCGTCGACCTTGTCCGCGCGGACCGAGACGTTGGATGCGTAGATGTCGAACCCGGAATCCTTGATCAGGTCGTAGGCGACCGGCTTTCCCCATGCCTGGGTCTCGGATTCGTAGGTGTACGGCTCCGAGTTGGCGAATCCCTGCTGGGCGATCGAGGGGTCGGCGACGAACCGGGACGGAGCGCCGTCGTAGCTCGTGTCGATCTGTCCCTGCTCGAGCAGCCCCTTGGCCACCAGCCATCGAGGAAAGATCTGTTCCTTGGACACGACGACCGTGGCGCCGGACCCACCGATATCGGCGACCGACTCCCAGTCCGGGTGGTTCTCGGGGTCCCACATGATGATCGCGGGGCTGTACGCGAGCAACGGTGTGACTCCGACGACCGGCTGGCTCGCCGCCGCCGCGATCAACTGGTCGCCGTGGACGAGGCCGAGTGTGACGTCGTCGTCGACGTACATCTGCGACGCGACGGATTGGAAACCGATCGCGGGGCCACCCGCGCGCAGGGTCAGGTCCACGCCGGTGTCCTTGCCGTCGGCGACGAGCGGGCCGGTGACCGATTTGTTCTCGGTGTCGACGGTGTAGCCCGGGCCGAGCATGGCGAACATGCCGCCCATGTCCGATTGGGGCTGCCACTGAAGTTGAACCACGACCTCGTCCGGGCACGCGCCGGTGAGGGTCTGGGCCTCGGCAGCGGGCTCGAGGTCCTGGGCCGCTGCCGCCGAGTCGGAGGAACTGCATGCGGACAGGGTCAGTGCGGCCGCGGCGAGAGCGGCTGCTCCGGAGCGGGTCAGGGCGGTCCGATGGGTGTTCACTGAGGTCTCCTCGTGGCTGACGGGATCGCTGATCGCCGACGGGACGTGCAGCGCGTTGGATTACATGCAATACGACATTCGTTGCGGTGGTGTTACCAACCGGGGATCTATCGCAAACTCTCCCGAAAAATGCAGGTGGATGCGCCCGGTCTTCGGCAAAGTTCACGCCCGCTTAACGCGGGGCAACGTGGTCGAGATGCATGTAATCAATCATGGGAACCACGAAACAGTCTGACTGATACATGTAGGTCTGGCTGATGCATGTAATACGGAGGCACGTCAGGCGGGCCACACCCATGGAGGTAGTGATGGAGCTGATCGACACCCTGCAGGACGTCGATGCACGCAGGCTGACCCGGGGAACGGACATGGTCTTCGACGGCGTGGTCAAGAGATTCCCCACCGGAACGGTGGCCGTGGACGGGGTCGACCTGGCGGTACGGCAGGGTGAGTTCGTCGCTGTCGTCGGACCGTCGGGTTGTGGGAAGTCGACGCTGCTGCGGATGGCGGCCGGCCTCGAGGGGCCCACGGAAGGCACGGTCACGGTCGGTGCGAAGTCGGTCGGATTCATCTTCCAGGAGCCGACACTGCTGCCGTGGCGCGATGTGCGCGGGAATGTCGAACTGTCCGCCGAACTCGGTCGCGGCGTCTCCGACGACGAGCGCAGGGCACGCGCCGAGGAGTCGATCGCGGCCGTGGGGCTGCGGGACTTCGCCGACCAACTCCCCAGCGCCCTGTCCGGGGGCATGCGGATGCGGGTCTCACTGGCACGGGCACTCACCCTGTCCCCGGACCTGATGCTCTTGGACGAGCCGTTCGGTGCGCTCGACGAGATGACCAGACTCGACATGCAGGTGGAGCTCCAACGGCTCTATGTGGAGCGAGGTTTCACCGCCATGTTCATCACGCACTCGGTCTCGGAAGCGGTGTATCTCGCGGACCGGGTCGTGGTGATGACGGCGAGGCCGGGACGCATCGCCGCGGTGGTCGACATCGACTCGCCGTATCCCCGCAGCCCGGAGTTGCGGTACGAGAAGGCATTCAACGACCACGTCGCCGAGATCTCGGCGCTGTTGCACGGAGGCATGCGATGACACAGGTACACACCGGAGCCCCGGCGGTTTCCTCACCCTCCGCCGCCGCACTGCCGCCGTCACCGTCCTCGGCCACCCGGGAAGGGTCGACTCCCGCCGATCCCGGGCCCGCCCGGCTGTCACGTCTGGCCGGGTCCTCCCGGCTGCGGCGCCTGGCCGGGGCGGTCGGGTATCCGATTCTCTCGATCGCCGGTGCGCTCGTGGTGTGGTCGGCGGTGAGTTACCTCGTCCTGTCGCCGGAACGCCGCTTCCTGCTTCCTCCGCCGGGGCAGGTGCTGTCGCAGTCCCTGCTCGACTGGCAGCATCTCGGTCCGATGCTCGCGGCGCTCGCCGTCACCGCGCAGGTGGCATTCGTGGGCTTCGCGGTGGCGGTCGTGGTGGGCGTCGGTACCGGCGTGCTGATGTGCCAGGCGCGATGGATCGAGCGCATCGTGTACCCGTACGCGGTGGTCGTCCAGGTCATTCCGATTCTCGCGATCGTTCCGCTGATCGGGCTGTGGTTCGGCTACGGGATGACCGCCCGAACCCTGGTGTGCGTGCTCATCGCGGCGTTCCCCATCATCACCAACACCCATTTCGGTATCCGGTCCGTCGATCGGGGACTCCACGAGTTGTTCACACTCGGCCGTGCCTCGCGCTGGGATCGCCTGGTGAAACTCGAACTGCGCGCGGCGCTTCCGTCGATCATGACCGGTATCCGGACGGCCTCGGGGCTGGTCGTCGTGGGCGCCATCATCGGCGACATGTTCTTCGCCAAGGGGCAGCCGGGAATCGGGACGCTCCTCGACGTCTATCGCAGCCGATTGCAATCCGAGGACCTCATCGCGGCCATCGTGCTCGCCTCGCTCTTCGGCGTGCTGGTGTTCTCGCTCTTCGGGGTGATCCAGAAATGGCTGGTGGGCGGCTGGCACCAGTCGCAGAACTCCCCGAACCTGTGATCCCGAACTCCTGATCTCGAATCACCGATCTCGAATCACCGCTCCGGAAGGACCGACATGACAACCTCAGGCTTCACTGTTCCCACGATCGACATCGGGCCGTACCTCGCGCCAGGCGCAGGGGCGTCGACGAGTGCCGACTGCCGTACCGTCGCCGAAGCTCTCGACCGAGCGTGCCGCGACGTCGGCTTCGTCCAGATCGTCGGGCACGGCATGGATCCCGACGCCCTGACAGGCCTGGCGTCCGCGCTCGACGAGTTCTTCGCCCTGCCGCTCGAGGTCAAGAAGCGGTATCGCCGCGACCCCGGCGCGAATCGGGGCTACTCGCCGCCGAAGAGCGAGTCGCTGAGCATGAGTCTCGGTATCCCGTCGGCGAATCGGATGAACGACTTCTACGAGGCGTTCGTGATCGGTACGGAAGCGGCGGACGTCGTCGGTGAGGACCTGCCGGAGTCCAGCTATGCCGCCAACAACTGGCCGGATGCCGCTCCCGGATTCGAACCCGCGGTGCGCGCCTACTTCACCCGTGCGCAGGAGCTGGCCCGAACCCTGATGACGGCGTTCACCGATGCGCTGGGACTGCCGACCGGGTATTTCGATCCGATGATCGACCACTCGATCGAGGCGCTGAAGATGAACAACTACGCCCTGCCCGAGGGAGAGATCGAACTCGCGGGAGACCTCACCGGGATGGGCGCACACACCGATTTCGGCATCCTCACGATTCTGTGGGCGGACCGAGTGCCCGGCCTGCAGGTGCTCGGCAGCGACGGCGTCTGGCACGACGTCCAGCCCGAGGAGGGTGCCCTGCTGATCAACCTGGGTGACGCCATGGCGCGGTGGACCAACGATCGGTGGATGTCCACGATCCATCGGGTCGACCCACCGGTCGCCGACGGCCGGATCATCCGGCGGCGGTCGGCCGCGTTCTTCTTCGACGGCAATCACGACGCCGTCATCGAGACGTTGCCCGGCATGCTGGCCGAGGGCGAGCAGGGGTATCCGCCGATCACGGTGGCGGAGAACATCGCGGCGAAGATCGCCGGATTCCGCAGCGGCGTCGCCCCGGAGGGAGACCTGCGCGAGACCGCGCGAGTGCTCGCGGCCGGGCAGCCCGGCGGGGTCTCCGGGTGACGGGTGCGCCGGCGACGCGTTCCCGGGTGATGATGGTGGTATGGCGGAGGAACGGATGACGGCGACGGAGCAGGCACTGCTCACCGAATCGGTGCACGACACTCTGCGCGAGATGGTGTTCTCCGGCGAGCTCGAGCCGGGGGCTCCGCTGAGCGTGCCCGCGCTGGCGGCCCGTCTCGCGGTCAGCCGCACCCCGGTGCGGGAGGCGGTGCAACAGTTGATCTACGAGGGCATCGCCGTGCACGTCCGCAACGCCGGTGCCCGGGTCGCGACGATCGACGCGACATCGGTACGTGCGGTGTTCGAGGTACGCGAGGTGCTGGACGGGCTCGCGGCCTATCAGGCGACCCTCGCGATCTCCCGGGAAACCCTCTCCCGGCTGGAGAAGATGGTCCAGGTTCAGCGGGAGCTGCTGGACCAGCCGCCGGATCGGCGCCGTGACGCCCGGCTCGATCTCGAGTTCCACACCGTCATCCGGGAAGCTGCCGGAAACGTGCCGCTGGTGGAGGCCCTGGCCCGGCTGGACGGGCAGTCGCACCTGTTCCGTTCGGACATGTGGACCTCGCCGCTGGGCCGCACACTCGCGGTGACCGAGCACGAACGGATCCTGCACGCGATCGAGGCAGGAGACGCCGACGGTGCGCGGGTCGCGGCGTGCGCGCACGTGGCCGGGTTGCTGGTCCGGATCGGGCGCACCTGAGGCCGATCCGCGCGGGTGCCGTTCCGAATCGAGCGTTGCTGCAGATCAGGGCATGCCGATCAGGCGCAACACGGCAGTGGTGGCCGCCGCGGCCGCGATGACGACCACGAGGGGCGCCCGCCGCCACGCGAGCACCGCGCCGACGGCGACGCCGGAGACGCGGGCTGCTCCGGCGAACCCTCCCGCCTCGTACATCGTGGCCGTCGCCGCGACGGCGATCAGGAGCACCACGGCCGCGGTCTCCATCGCGGAGGTGACCCGAGGCGGGAGAGTCACACGGGAGCGGAGCGCCGGCCCCGTCAGCCGCATCGCATAGGTACCGACGCCGAGCGCGACGCCGCCCCCGACGATCCAGCCGAGGCCGGCCGTCACTGCCGCCGCCCCGTCCGCAGGAGCGTCGGTGCGACCCCGAGGAGTGCGAGGAGTACGGAAACTCCCGCGGGCAGGAACGGGGTGGTGGCCAGAGCAATCGCCACGCCGGCGGCGACCGCGGCCCAGCGGGCCCGCGAGCGCAGGGCCGGGACGGCGAGAGCTGTCAGGAGCGCGGGAAACACCGCGTCGAGGCCCAGGACGTCCGTGTCGCCGAGGATCGCGCCGAGTACTGCGCCGGTGAGCGCTCCCAGTGGCCAGAACACGAGCACGCCGATGCCGGTGACCCAGTACGCCTGCTTGCGGAGGGCAGGGTCCTTCTGGGCGAAGGTCATCGCCACCGACTCGTCGTTGATCACGTGTGCGCCGACCAGTCTCCGACGTCCGCTGCCGAGGACGTCGGGAAGAGCGAGTCCATACGGGACGTGACGGGCATTGATCACCAGCCCGGCCACGACGGCGGCGATCGGGCTGCCTCCTGCCGCGACGATTCCGGCGAACAACAGCTCGGCGGACCCGGCGAGGACGACGACGGCGAGGACGACGGGGAGCCACACCGGCAGCCCGGACGAGACCGCCACGGCGCCGTAGGAGATGCCGACGACGCTCATGGCGAGGCAGATCAGCGCACTGTCCCGGAGGACGCCCCGATCGAGTGTTCGCCATATCAAACGCATGTTCATCAGAATGCACGCGTGTAGGCTTGTTCGTCAAACCGAACATAACTGACATCAGATCGAACGAAGCCAGCCGCCAGCCGAGGAGGCGTCATGACGGAATCGGTGCCGCCGCGAGAGATCATCGGTGCGGCCCTCCGCCGCGAACGGGCCCGCTCGGGACTGTCGCTCTCCGAGATCGCTCGTCGGGCGAATGTATCGAAATCGACTCTGTCCCAGCTGGAATCCGGATCGGGAAACCCCAGTCTGGAGACGCTGTGGGCGCTGTGTGTGGCGCTCGACATCCCGTTCGCCGGTCTGCTCGGGGAGCCGCGCCCGCGGGTCCAGGTGATCCGCGCGGGGGAAGGGCCTGCCGTCCCTTCGAGCCAGGCCGACTACAGCGCCGCGCTCCTGTCCGCCTCCCCGCCCACGGCCCGGCGCGACGTCTATTCGATCTCGGCGGAGCCGGGCGGACGGCGGCTGTCCGATCCGCACCAGTCCGGTGTCGTCGAACACGTCGTCCTGGGCACAGGCCGTGCCCTGGTCGGCCTGGTGGACGAGCCGGTCGAACTCCGTCCCGGTGACTACATCTCGTATCCCGGAGACCTCGCGCACGTCTTCGAGGCGCTCGAGCCGGGCACCCGGGCCGTGCTGATCTCGGAACGGACCTGACCTGACCTGACCTGCCATAGGCCTCCCCGGTGGCCACAGGCCGCCCCTCCCCGTGGGGTGAAGGGACCCTTCGCCTTTTCAGACCGGGCGAATGGTCCGTTCACCCAGGGGCGGGGTAGCTCCTGGGGTCAGAGCTGCTCCGCGCCCACCGTTCCACCCGCGATGGCGGCGACCAGCTGGGCGTGGTCGCGCTCGGTGCGGTCTGCGTAGGAGACCGCGAAGTCCGCGATCGCCTCGTCGAACACCGGTTTCGCGCCCAGATAGCCGGCGATCGCGAATCGGTCGCCGCTGCGGGCGTGTGCATGGGCGAGGGTGCGGCCGCAGAGCTCGGCGTACAGGCGCATCGCATCCGGGGCCATCGCCTCGATCACGACTGAGCCCTTGCCGTCCCGTAGTTGCCGTACGTAGAAGTCCCGCTCGATGCCGCCGGGCCCCGGGCCGCTCTGCCATCCCAGGAAGATGTCGCTGCTGGCCTGCAGCAGTCGCTGCCCGTTCACCACCCGCTCACCCTGGTTGTCGAACGTGTACCCCGGCACGTAGTTCGAGAGCACCGAGGGCGGCGCCTCCTTGATCTGCAGGAACAGCGGATCGTTGTCGCCGGCACCGGTGAACAGCGCGATCCAGGTGCGGGTGCCCACACTGCCCACACCGACCACCTTGCGAGCCACCTGGACCAGTTCGTAGCTGTCGAAGAGCCGACGTAGGTGCGGCTGCAACGTCTGCCGGTAGTCCTCGAGCCGCCGCCGGATCTCGGTGTACACCTCG
This genomic interval from Rhodococcus triatomae contains the following:
- a CDS encoding nitrate ABC transporter substrate-binding protein translates to MNTHRTALTRSGAAALAAAALTLSACSSSDSAAAAQDLEPAAEAQTLTGACPDEVVVQLQWQPQSDMGGMFAMLGPGYTVDTENKSVTGPLVADGKDTGVDLTLRAGGPAIGFQSVASQMYVDDDVTLGLVHGDQLIAAAASQPVVGVTPLLAYSPAIIMWDPENHPDWESVADIGGSGATVVVSKEQIFPRWLVAKGLLEQGQIDTSYDGAPSRFVADPSIAQQGFANSEPYTYESETQAWGKPVAYDLIKDSGFDIYASNVSVRADKVDALAPCLEKLVPIIQQSSAEYISAPEATNEVIVDVVSQDLSYSPYSEGQAAYSAELLREKGLVADEDGSVGTYDLERVAGTVADLAPILRESGSAIPEDITADELFTNRFTDPSIGIG
- a CDS encoding ABC transporter ATP-binding protein; this translates as MELIDTLQDVDARRLTRGTDMVFDGVVKRFPTGTVAVDGVDLAVRQGEFVAVVGPSGCGKSTLLRMAAGLEGPTEGTVTVGAKSVGFIFQEPTLLPWRDVRGNVELSAELGRGVSDDERRARAEESIAAVGLRDFADQLPSALSGGMRMRVSLARALTLSPDLMLLDEPFGALDEMTRLDMQVELQRLYVERGFTAMFITHSVSEAVYLADRVVVMTARPGRIAAVVDIDSPYPRSPELRYEKAFNDHVAEISALLHGGMR
- a CDS encoding ABC transporter permease, coding for MTQVHTGAPAVSSPSAAALPPSPSSATREGSTPADPGPARLSRLAGSSRLRRLAGAVGYPILSIAGALVVWSAVSYLVLSPERRFLLPPPGQVLSQSLLDWQHLGPMLAALAVTAQVAFVGFAVAVVVGVGTGVLMCQARWIERIVYPYAVVVQVIPILAIVPLIGLWFGYGMTARTLVCVLIAAFPIITNTHFGIRSVDRGLHELFTLGRASRWDRLVKLELRAALPSIMTGIRTASGLVVVGAIIGDMFFAKGQPGIGTLLDVYRSRLQSEDLIAAIVLASLFGVLVFSLFGVIQKWLVGGWHQSQNSPNL
- a CDS encoding isopenicillin N synthase family dioxygenase, giving the protein MTTSGFTVPTIDIGPYLAPGAGASTSADCRTVAEALDRACRDVGFVQIVGHGMDPDALTGLASALDEFFALPLEVKKRYRRDPGANRGYSPPKSESLSMSLGIPSANRMNDFYEAFVIGTEAADVVGEDLPESSYAANNWPDAAPGFEPAVRAYFTRAQELARTLMTAFTDALGLPTGYFDPMIDHSIEALKMNNYALPEGEIELAGDLTGMGAHTDFGILTILWADRVPGLQVLGSDGVWHDVQPEEGALLINLGDAMARWTNDRWMSTIHRVDPPVADGRIIRRRSAAFFFDGNHDAVIETLPGMLAEGEQGYPPITVAENIAAKIAGFRSGVAPEGDLRETARVLAAGQPGGVSG
- a CDS encoding GntR family transcriptional regulator; the protein is MTATEQALLTESVHDTLREMVFSGELEPGAPLSVPALAARLAVSRTPVREAVQQLIYEGIAVHVRNAGARVATIDATSVRAVFEVREVLDGLAAYQATLAISRETLSRLEKMVQVQRELLDQPPDRRRDARLDLEFHTVIREAAGNVPLVEALARLDGQSHLFRSDMWTSPLGRTLAVTEHERILHAIEAGDADGARVAACAHVAGLLVRIGRT
- a CDS encoding AzlD domain-containing protein; this translates as MTAGLGWIVGGGVALGVGTYAMRLTGPALRSRVTLPPRVTSAMETAAVVLLIAVAATATMYEAGGFAGAARVSGVAVGAVLAWRRAPLVVVIAAAAATTAVLRLIGMP
- a CDS encoding AzlC family ABC transporter permease, whose protein sequence is MRLIWRTLDRGVLRDSALICLAMSVVGISYGAVAVSSGLPVWLPVVLAVVVLAGSAELLFAGIVAAGGSPIAAVVAGLVINARHVPYGLALPDVLGSGRRRLVGAHVINDESVAMTFAQKDPALRKQAYWVTGIGVLVFWPLGALTGAVLGAILGDTDVLGLDAVFPALLTALAVPALRSRARWAAVAAGVAIALATTPFLPAGVSVLLALLGVAPTLLRTGRRQ
- a CDS encoding helix-turn-helix domain-containing protein codes for the protein MTESVPPREIIGAALRRERARSGLSLSEIARRANVSKSTLSQLESGSGNPSLETLWALCVALDIPFAGLLGEPRPRVQVIRAGEGPAVPSSQADYSAALLSASPPTARRDVYSISAEPGGRRLSDPHQSGVVEHVVLGTGRALVGLVDEPVELRPGDYISYPGDLAHVFEALEPGTRAVLISERT